The proteins below are encoded in one region of Sphingobacterium sp. R2:
- a CDS encoding helix-turn-helix domain-containing protein — protein MRKRTVSIPIRTWGRDYGNGIAVINMESEIPGSKEFNYAHRHDYHLFVLQESGISHTEIDFKQYFIDQPTIIYQSPNQVHRALKVKQLSGFIMTMSNENLHADYLKILQMNTPVEPLTLSSKTDLAIIREAFSLCKKLFDRRDDKLYDRQVRDSCNTLVGLFMSQFLKQTKDAEKLSRFEIVHKAFTGLLEQNFVSMKRPADYAAALNISVAYLNECVKNATGVSVSYQIQQRIILEAKRLLYHSDRSVKEVAIELGYDDYPYFSRLFTKVAGVTALTFRRKNHD, from the coding sequence ATGCGCAAACGGACGGTATCTATTCCTATTAGAACCTGGGGCCGAGATTACGGTAATGGCATAGCTGTCATTAATATGGAGTCGGAAATTCCAGGAAGTAAAGAATTCAATTATGCACATCGACACGATTATCACCTTTTCGTATTGCAGGAAAGTGGCATCTCGCATACCGAAATTGATTTTAAGCAATATTTCATAGATCAGCCTACTATTATCTATCAATCGCCAAATCAGGTACACAGGGCTTTGAAAGTTAAACAGTTAAGTGGTTTTATAATGACCATGTCCAATGAAAACTTACATGCGGATTATTTGAAAATATTGCAGATGAATACACCTGTCGAGCCATTAACCTTATCCTCAAAGACAGATTTAGCAATTATACGAGAAGCTTTTTCTTTATGTAAAAAGCTATTCGATCGAAGAGATGACAAACTATACGATCGCCAGGTAAGAGACAGTTGCAATACCTTAGTTGGCCTATTTATGTCGCAATTTCTCAAACAAACAAAAGACGCAGAGAAACTTTCGCGTTTTGAAATAGTTCATAAGGCATTCACGGGTTTACTTGAGCAAAATTTTGTGAGCATGAAACGTCCCGCAGACTATGCCGCAGCATTAAACATCTCCGTTGCTTATCTGAATGAGTGCGTGAAGAACGCAACAGGTGTATCCGTTTCATATCAGATACAACAACGAATTATTTTAGAGGCTAAGCGCCTGCTTTATCACTCAGATAGATCCGTAAAGGAGGTTGCAATTGAATTAGGCTACGATGATTATCCTTATTTTTCGCGACTATTTACCAAAGTTGCAGGAGTTACCGCTTTGACATTTCGTAGAAAAAACCACGATTAA
- a CDS encoding glycosyltransferase family 4 protein: MKIAVLAHLKHPIRKPFMGGLEAFTYEVTKLLLQRGHEVTLFASEHSDPNLNVHSILSDVDYDMETLSRFRSHELSEDFISTHHAYLELMQEIDQYDFDVVFNNSLNYVPITMATLMQTPMVTVLHTPPIFEMKRAILAANRYKKLTYVSVSETNASSWEPYITECKVIQNGINLDKWIFTAKNAGNYVLWFGRIHPDKGTHFAIAAAKLAGRPIKIAGSVADKHYFETFVKPLLDESAEWVEHCTHEELNELIGNAAVSVITPCWEEPFGLVVAESLACGTPVAGFARGALPKIVNNETGCLTASCSVVELAKCINDAAQLSRKACRAHAESALDIKEMVSSYENVFAQVIENCESKYAL; encoded by the coding sequence ATGAAAATAGCAGTGCTTGCTCATTTAAAACATCCCATCCGCAAACCATTTATGGGCGGACTGGAAGCCTTTACATACGAAGTAACTAAACTTTTGTTGCAAAGGGGCCATGAGGTTACCTTGTTTGCGAGTGAGCATTCGGATCCTAATCTAAATGTACATTCTATCCTTAGCGATGTTGATTATGATATGGAAACATTGAGCAGATTTCGCTCTCACGAGTTAAGTGAGGATTTTATCTCTACGCATCACGCTTATCTGGAACTGATGCAGGAGATAGACCAATATGATTTTGATGTGGTGTTTAACAATAGCCTAAATTATGTACCGATTACAATGGCAACCCTTATGCAAACGCCAATGGTAACCGTATTGCATACTCCTCCTATCTTTGAGATGAAAAGGGCTATTTTGGCAGCAAATCGCTACAAAAAGCTAACGTATGTCTCTGTGTCGGAAACAAATGCTTCTTCGTGGGAGCCTTATATCACCGAATGCAAGGTTATACAAAATGGTATCAATCTGGATAAATGGATATTTACAGCTAAAAATGCCGGAAATTATGTCTTATGGTTCGGTAGAATTCATCCTGATAAAGGAACCCATTTTGCAATCGCAGCAGCAAAATTAGCCGGAAGGCCTATCAAAATAGCGGGTTCAGTCGCCGACAAGCACTATTTTGAAACTTTTGTTAAGCCGCTTCTGGATGAAAGCGCTGAGTGGGTAGAGCACTGTACACACGAAGAACTTAATGAACTTATTGGGAATGCAGCAGTAAGTGTTATTACGCCTTGTTGGGAAGAACCTTTCGGTTTGGTTGTCGCCGAAAGCTTAGCTTGCGGAACACCAGTTGCGGGTTTCGCGAGAGGAGCACTGCCAAAGATTGTAAATAACGAAACGGGATGTCTTACCGCATCGTGCTCGGTGGTTGAATTGGCAAAATGCATAAACGATGCGGCGCAGCTTAGTAGAAAAGCTTGTCGAGCACATGCTGAGTCAGCTTTGGATATTAAAGAAATGGTATCCTCCTATGAAAATGTATTTGCCCAAGTCATCGAAAATTGCGAAAGTAAGTATGCCCTATAA
- a CDS encoding helix-turn-helix domain-containing protein: MKTECTGDYVTLKGKSYPCTVSLTMDLMGGKWKAVILYHLKDMPKRYNELRKEMPTITEMTLSLQLKKLEKDGLVTKRVYGEKPPIMTIYSLSDLGKSLLPVLEAITKWGNEVVSENGEFIKVS, from the coding sequence ATGAAAACAGAATGTACCGGCGATTACGTGACACTTAAAGGGAAAAGTTACCCTTGTACAGTCAGTCTAACAATGGATTTGATGGGTGGAAAATGGAAAGCCGTTATCCTATATCATTTAAAAGATATGCCAAAAAGGTATAATGAGCTTCGGAAAGAAATGCCTACAATTACGGAAATGACATTGAGTCTGCAATTAAAGAAATTGGAAAAAGATGGTTTAGTCACGAAGAGGGTATATGGAGAGAAACCTCCTATAATGACAATTTACAGCCTATCCGATTTAGGGAAAAGCCTTCTTCCAGTTCTAGAAGCCATTACGAAATGGGGTAACGAAGTAGTAAGTGAAAATGGTGAGTTTATAAAAGTCTCATAA
- a CDS encoding NAD(P)H-dependent oxidoreductase has translation MSLVILAHPNYDKSFANKTIIEELKSNNMNIEIRDIYALYPDYDIDVREEQKALLRHRNIIFQYPFYWYNMPAILKHWFDRVFEYQFAYGSKGDKLKDKNFIPSFTVGSSERSYTALGFQHFRVYEFCKHLEQTAYHTQMNYIEPIYFHGTSLAAGYTEEEIRVNARLHAKKLIQTLIELER, from the coding sequence ATGTCATTAGTAATTTTAGCACACCCCAATTATGATAAATCTTTTGCTAACAAAACGATTATTGAAGAGCTAAAGAGCAACAACATGAATATTGAAATCAGGGATATCTATGCGTTATATCCTGATTATGATATTGATGTAAGAGAAGAACAGAAAGCTCTTTTACGCCATAGGAACATTATTTTTCAATACCCGTTTTATTGGTACAATATGCCGGCCATTTTAAAGCACTGGTTTGATAGGGTATTTGAGTATCAATTTGCTTATGGTTCAAAAGGAGATAAACTAAAGGACAAAAACTTTATACCGAGTTTTACAGTAGGTTCATCAGAAAGAAGTTACACCGCTTTAGGCTTTCAGCATTTTCGTGTGTATGAATTTTGTAAACACCTTGAGCAGACAGCTTACCATACCCAAATGAATTACATTGAGCCGATTTATTTTCATGGTACTTCGCTAGCTGCGGGCTATACTGAGGAAGAAATAAGAGTCAATGCAAGACTGCACGCAAAAAAATTGATACAAACGTTGATAGAGTTGGAAAGATAG
- a CDS encoding SusC/RagA family TonB-linked outer membrane protein: protein MKHILIKLMLVGLLFPYFSVGFAQSNLKVNGKIVDNEGNTLPGATVDLIHEKSSKKLHFVADNNGLFVLTPLVAGENYTIYAHHLGYDTDSVKHFVATATSKNTVLIRLKSHTGIIDEVVVVGYGVQKKVNLTGAVSAVSGEDLNNRPAGQTSSALQGMASGVTVTQRSGKPGADGADIRIRGIGTLGNAAPLVLIDGIEGSINNIDPNLIENISILKDAASASIYGSRAANGVILVTTKRGSSDKVAIAYNNYFGWQSATNMPKIVNALDHMLLTNEAYTNVGASPLYPEDIIAAYRSQGNGSSDEYPNTDWQKESLQGNGFQQSHFLTVNAGTNKVKMLTSVGYFDQKGLTLNSSFKRYTIRNNVDVKFSDQLAVKFDFQYVNPIVTSPAASIEELFQWMSSIPANQSFRNSNGTWGLGWNGNNPVSAAADGGVATNKSPFGSINASLIYRPKEWLTAEVNYAPKYATQVNKNFRKAVQSYFPDGTPSFSVPVRTALTQYNSQELFNNMRATLTVNKDFGPHQLKALVGGSREDYKIDYSQGFRDTYVLPDYEVLNAGSALNQSATGSASEWALQSLFSRINYIFKDRYLLELNARYDGSSRFAKGKRYGFFPSASAGWRFSEEQFLTAAKGWLTEGKIRASWGKLGNQNIGTYPAVASLNLGSYTLGNGIVNTAALNDMSNPDITWESTEEKNIGIDLTLFKRWTITADLYNRKTSDILLQLDIPLIIGLNRPYQNAGVVENKGWELSMGYRSDPAKDFKYNFTLNLSDVKNKVLDMRGINQTGLTVNREGYPINSIFGYVSDGYFQTAEEIKAHATQFGTLAPGDLKYRDQNDDGVINESDKVIIGSTIPRYTYSLNSNFSFKGFDLSFLLQGVGKADGYLYGAGIQPFTTTGAIGGTIREDNKDRWTPDNTTAKYPRLAFGQNNNQQSSQFWMKNAAYLRLKNLQLGYTFQAELLKSIGLNKVRVFVNGSNLFSVDKFWDGYDVEAPVGYGNFYPQVKVYSFGLDITL, encoded by the coding sequence ATGAAGCATATTCTAATCAAATTAATGCTCGTGGGATTGCTATTTCCATACTTTTCTGTAGGATTTGCGCAATCAAACCTGAAAGTAAATGGTAAAATAGTTGACAACGAAGGTAATACATTACCCGGCGCTACTGTTGATCTTATCCACGAAAAGAGCAGCAAAAAACTCCATTTTGTAGCCGATAACAACGGATTGTTTGTTTTGACTCCACTTGTTGCTGGCGAAAATTATACGATCTATGCCCACCATCTCGGCTACGATACTGATTCTGTTAAGCATTTTGTGGCAACGGCTACCAGCAAAAATACCGTGCTTATCCGTCTGAAATCACACACTGGAATAATAGACGAAGTTGTTGTCGTCGGTTACGGTGTTCAGAAAAAGGTCAATTTGACGGGGGCTGTTTCCGCCGTATCGGGTGAAGATCTGAACAATAGGCCCGCTGGGCAAACTTCCTCTGCCCTTCAGGGCATGGCCTCGGGAGTAACCGTGACCCAGCGTTCTGGTAAGCCGGGAGCCGACGGTGCGGATATCCGTATTCGCGGTATCGGTACGCTTGGCAACGCCGCACCTTTGGTGCTGATTGATGGGATCGAAGGCTCCATCAATAATATCGACCCCAATTTAATAGAGAATATTTCCATATTAAAAGATGCCGCATCCGCATCGATCTATGGTTCGAGAGCTGCCAATGGTGTCATCTTGGTTACGACCAAAAGGGGAAGTTCTGATAAGGTCGCTATTGCTTACAATAATTATTTTGGTTGGCAGTCCGCAACCAATATGCCCAAAATCGTCAATGCCCTGGATCATATGCTGCTGACGAATGAAGCGTATACCAATGTCGGTGCAAGTCCATTATATCCGGAAGATATTATTGCCGCCTACCGTAGTCAGGGCAACGGTAGTTCGGACGAGTATCCCAATACTGATTGGCAAAAGGAATCCTTGCAGGGGAATGGATTTCAGCAAAGCCATTTTCTGACAGTCAATGCTGGCACAAACAAAGTAAAAATGCTGACTTCGGTCGGTTATTTCGACCAGAAGGGTTTGACACTGAATAGCTCGTTTAAGCGTTATACCATCCGCAACAACGTGGATGTTAAATTCTCAGATCAGCTCGCCGTTAAATTTGACTTTCAATACGTCAATCCGATCGTCACCTCACCAGCGGCGAGCATTGAAGAACTTTTTCAGTGGATGAGCAGTATTCCAGCCAATCAATCCTTCAGAAATTCCAATGGTACATGGGGACTGGGCTGGAATGGTAATAATCCCGTATCGGCCGCGGCCGATGGTGGTGTTGCTACCAACAAAAGTCCATTTGGAAGTATCAATGCATCATTGATCTATAGACCCAAAGAATGGTTGACCGCTGAGGTCAATTATGCACCTAAATATGCGACGCAGGTAAATAAGAATTTCCGGAAAGCAGTGCAGTCCTATTTTCCAGATGGTACGCCGAGCTTCTCGGTCCCTGTGCGTACAGCACTTACGCAATACAATAGCCAAGAACTGTTTAATAATATGCGGGCGACCCTTACGGTAAACAAAGATTTTGGTCCACATCAGTTGAAAGCATTGGTTGGTGGTTCGCGGGAAGACTACAAGATTGATTACTCCCAGGGGTTTAGGGACACCTACGTTCTCCCTGACTATGAAGTGCTCAATGCGGGTTCGGCATTAAATCAGTCAGCGACAGGAAGTGCTTCCGAGTGGGCATTACAATCTTTATTTTCCCGGATCAATTACATTTTCAAAGATCGTTATCTTTTGGAACTCAATGCACGCTACGATGGTTCCTCCAGGTTTGCCAAAGGTAAACGCTATGGTTTTTTTCCATCGGCATCAGCAGGATGGCGTTTTTCTGAGGAGCAGTTCCTAACCGCAGCTAAGGGCTGGCTTACAGAGGGAAAAATCAGGGCATCATGGGGTAAACTGGGAAATCAGAATATCGGGACTTATCCTGCCGTGGCATCTTTGAACCTAGGTTCGTACACCTTAGGCAATGGCATCGTTAATACGGCAGCGCTAAATGATATGTCCAATCCTGATATTACATGGGAGTCTACGGAGGAGAAGAATATCGGGATTGATCTTACCTTATTTAAGCGATGGACTATTACCGCAGATCTATACAACAGAAAAACCAGTGATATATTATTACAGCTGGATATCCCGCTCATCATTGGTTTGAATAGGCCTTATCAAAATGCAGGCGTCGTTGAGAATAAAGGTTGGGAGCTTTCCATGGGCTATCGAAGCGATCCAGCTAAAGACTTTAAATATAATTTTACACTTAATCTCTCTGATGTCAAAAACAAAGTACTGGATATGCGGGGAATTAATCAGACTGGTCTAACGGTCAATCGGGAAGGCTATCCCATTAATTCCATCTTTGGCTATGTTTCCGACGGCTATTTCCAAACAGCGGAGGAGATAAAAGCTCATGCCACACAGTTTGGTACCTTAGCACCAGGTGATCTCAAATACCGTGATCAGAATGACGACGGAGTAATTAATGAGTCCGATAAGGTCATCATTGGTAGTACCATTCCACGATATACCTATTCGCTCAACTCCAATTTCAGTTTCAAGGGATTCGATCTCAGTTTTCTTTTGCAAGGTGTAGGCAAAGCCGATGGTTATCTCTACGGGGCGGGTATTCAGCCTTTTACGACGACGGGGGCAATTGGTGGAACGATACGTGAGGATAATAAAGACCGATGGACACCGGATAATACTACAGCAAAATATCCGCGACTGGCTTTCGGACAGAATAACAACCAGCAGTCCTCCCAATTCTGGATGAAAAATGCCGCCTATCTTCGTCTTAAAAATTTGCAGCTCGGCTATACCTTTCAGGCTGAGCTGCTAAAGTCCATCGGACTGAATAAAGTTCGCGTATTTGTTAATGGTTCAAACTTATTTAGCGTAGACAAATTTTGGGACGGTTATGACGTCGAAGCACCAGTAGGTTATGGTAACTTTTACCCACAGGTGAAGGTGTATTCTTTTGGATTGGATATTACATTATAA
- a CDS encoding RagB/SusD family nutrient uptake outer membrane protein, with translation MKTLNKLALYILSIAVLLLVGACEKYLDRSPLDGPSDENYFKNQDELTLVVNGLYSALAFHPTDDMPINLTLDDATDIGWDRNTSDLQAVGRGDHDSNNGYIRNIWTNSYKVIGKCNFILDNIQKLDGKMDANLQKRYKAETQFIRAYVYQYLIDYFGGVPLVTSGLSLADANVPKTSKAEIANFILKELDEAATILPVSYGSADVGRATKGAALAIRARAALNNGLWEEAARAAKEVMDLKVYALHADFGQLFTYDGQASKEIIFAFQYLRLQKTKTHSATRGFLSRNAQGTSNKIPSQSAVDSYLCTDGFAIDKSSRFDPKKPFANRDPRLGYTIALPGSTFFGFQFETHKDSITCWNYTYNTSTAVRIQNQDAINAYATFSGYCWKKYVDIKDKDFTMESELNIIQSRYAEVLLIYAEAMVENNTIDQTVYDAINSIRQRPTVDMPAIASNKTQAELREIIRKERLYELANEGFRLVDLRRWKLADKFMNSTLYGRIPKSLLANAPTIDADSYVDYKNVANQKDMRVIELRKFDPNKNYLWPIPNIEIVTNKNLEQNPGY, from the coding sequence ATGAAAACTCTAAATAAACTCGCGTTATATATACTATCGATTGCAGTGCTCCTTTTGGTGGGGGCATGCGAAAAATACCTGGACAGATCTCCGTTGGATGGCCCTTCGGACGAAAATTATTTCAAAAATCAGGATGAGCTGACATTGGTTGTCAATGGGTTGTACAGTGCCCTGGCATTTCATCCCACGGACGACATGCCCATCAACCTCACGCTTGATGATGCCACCGATATTGGGTGGGACCGCAATACCTCTGATTTACAGGCTGTCGGAAGGGGAGATCACGACAGCAATAATGGCTACATTCGAAATATTTGGACCAATTCTTATAAGGTCATTGGCAAATGTAATTTCATCCTGGACAATATCCAAAAGTTGGATGGAAAAATGGATGCCAATCTTCAAAAGCGTTATAAAGCTGAGACACAGTTTATCCGGGCTTATGTCTATCAATATCTGATCGATTACTTTGGGGGAGTGCCCTTGGTAACAAGTGGCCTAAGCCTTGCTGATGCAAATGTTCCGAAAACATCTAAGGCTGAAATTGCTAACTTCATCCTCAAAGAGCTTGATGAAGCGGCTACGATTTTGCCAGTAAGCTATGGTTCAGCAGATGTTGGACGTGCTACCAAAGGAGCGGCATTGGCCATACGCGCTCGGGCAGCACTTAATAATGGTCTTTGGGAAGAGGCTGCGCGTGCTGCCAAAGAAGTCATGGACTTAAAAGTATATGCCTTACACGCCGATTTCGGCCAATTATTTACCTATGATGGGCAAGCTTCCAAAGAGATTATTTTTGCTTTTCAATATTTACGGTTACAAAAAACAAAAACCCACAGTGCTACGCGCGGTTTTCTGTCGCGCAACGCACAGGGAACTTCCAACAAAATTCCATCGCAATCCGCTGTTGATAGCTATCTCTGCACTGACGGATTTGCCATTGATAAATCTTCCAGATTTGATCCTAAAAAACCATTCGCCAATCGGGATCCACGTCTGGGGTATACCATTGCACTTCCCGGCAGCACGTTTTTTGGTTTTCAGTTTGAGACCCATAAGGATAGTATAACCTGTTGGAACTATACATACAATACATCTACGGCAGTACGTATCCAAAATCAGGATGCGATCAATGCTTATGCGACCTTTTCTGGTTATTGTTGGAAAAAATATGTCGATATAAAGGACAAAGATTTTACCATGGAATCGGAGTTAAATATTATTCAAAGCCGCTATGCCGAAGTGTTGTTGATTTACGCCGAGGCGATGGTCGAAAACAATACGATCGACCAGACTGTCTATGACGCAATCAACAGCATCAGGCAGCGCCCTACCGTCGATATGCCGGCAATCGCGAGTAATAAAACGCAAGCTGAGCTGCGCGAGATCATACGGAAAGAAAGACTTTACGAATTAGCCAATGAAGGCTTTCGCTTAGTCGATTTGAGACGGTGGAAACTGGCCGATAAATTTATGAATTCGACGCTGTATGGCCGCATTCCAAAAAGCTTGTTGGCCAATGCGCCGACGATCGATGCAGATAGCTACGTGGATTATAAAAATGTCGCCAATCAGAAAGACATGCGGGTTATCGAGCTCCGCAAGTTCGACCCCAACAAGAATTACCTTTGGCCGATCCCGAATATTGAAATTGTAACGAATAAAAACCTGGAACAAAATCCAGGCTATTAA
- a CDS encoding sigma-70 family RNA polymerase sigma factor encodes MKSPKEAATLEKLKNGDLNSFNEIYFHYSPKIYVRLIKLVKNQTIVEEILQEVFTKIWLQREKIDPNKGFVSFLNHIADNLAMDFFRKVQRDKALQLEIWASAIELYYHTEEKLFFKDKQQMLTNAIDSLSPKRKEILILNKFEDKSYKEIADLLGISVSTVSNQLVSALKDIKKYIQENYRDEYIISLFAAFLFKL; translated from the coding sequence ATGAAATCTCCTAAAGAAGCTGCTACACTGGAAAAACTTAAAAATGGAGACCTAAATTCGTTTAATGAAATTTATTTCCATTATTCGCCAAAGATCTATGTTAGATTGATCAAATTGGTGAAAAATCAAACTATTGTAGAAGAAATCTTACAAGAAGTATTTACCAAAATATGGCTCCAACGTGAAAAGATTGACCCTAATAAGGGATTTGTCTCATTTCTCAATCATATTGCGGATAATTTGGCCATGGATTTTTTTCGAAAAGTGCAAAGAGACAAGGCTCTTCAATTGGAAATATGGGCTTCCGCTATAGAATTGTATTATCATACCGAAGAAAAGCTGTTTTTCAAAGATAAACAACAGATGTTGACCAATGCAATCGACTCCTTAAGCCCCAAACGAAAGGAGATTCTGATCCTCAATAAATTTGAAGACAAAAGTTATAAAGAAATAGCCGATTTACTGGGCATCTCAGTATCTACTGTGAGTAATCAATTGGTGAGTGCACTCAAAGATATCAAAAAATATATTCAAGAAAACTACCGAGATGAGTATATAATCAGTCTTTTTGCGGCCTTTTTATTTAAGCTATAA
- a CDS encoding FecR family protein yields MKEQSVKDQLLAYIHNRLDAQYYESFFDEMAEMDTAILDLWITEMLDQDEGQALQQIPLPDLSVVHRKVLDHIYAVDPPKPMLIQRISPWAWASCAAVLICVLSVLFLKNFSTSTKEQVTWYENKNAYTINAQLPDSTTVILYPHAKIGFEYSGRGHRDVHQVQGRVIYNVHKNKNAPFQVNYKGYLTTALGTIFSVDPMDGDHVLIKLMEGKISVGSVTAEHRNLIYLKPKEEVLVNLKLQQMIKFSEPELTKSQPVRVDKELRKLIPQLTANVEWTSQSVKFNQTKNIQLLRVIESLYDVSIICDNPDLLNSSFTGSLNSKESLANFLTSFCQLNGCTFQVNNGIVNISNSGRKEDVQ; encoded by the coding sequence TTGAAAGAGCAATCCGTTAAAGATCAATTGTTGGCGTATATCCACAACCGCTTGGATGCGCAGTATTATGAGTCATTTTTTGACGAAATGGCCGAGATGGATACTGCAATTCTAGATTTATGGATCACTGAGATGCTGGATCAGGATGAAGGACAAGCATTACAACAAATTCCGTTACCAGATTTAAGCGTGGTTCATCGGAAAGTACTCGATCATATTTATGCCGTAGATCCGCCCAAACCTATGCTAATTCAGAGAATAAGCCCGTGGGCCTGGGCTTCCTGTGCCGCCGTGCTAATCTGCGTACTGTCGGTTCTCTTTTTGAAAAATTTCTCAACGTCAACAAAAGAACAGGTCACCTGGTATGAAAATAAAAATGCTTATACGATCAATGCTCAGCTTCCTGATAGCACGACCGTTATCCTTTATCCACATGCAAAAATCGGATTCGAATATAGTGGCCGAGGCCACCGCGATGTACATCAGGTGCAAGGGCGAGTTATTTATAACGTGCACAAAAACAAAAATGCACCTTTTCAAGTCAATTACAAAGGATATTTAACCACTGCCTTAGGAACAATATTTAGCGTAGATCCAATGGATGGCGATCATGTACTGATAAAATTAATGGAGGGCAAAATCTCGGTCGGATCAGTTACAGCAGAGCACCGAAATTTAATATACCTCAAACCAAAAGAGGAAGTATTGGTCAACTTAAAACTGCAGCAGATGATTAAGTTTTCGGAGCCTGAATTGACAAAATCTCAGCCTGTTCGGGTAGATAAGGAGTTAAGAAAACTCATTCCACAGCTAACTGCCAATGTCGAATGGACCAGTCAGTCTGTCAAATTTAACCAAACCAAAAACATTCAACTCTTAAGAGTAATCGAAAGCCTTTATGATGTATCGATTATATGCGATAATCCAGATTTACTCAATAGTTCATTTACAGGAAGTTTAAATAGCAAAGAATCGCTAGCGAATTTCTTGACCAGCTTCTGCCAATTGAACGGTTGTACATTCCAAGTGAACAATGGTATTGTCAACATCAGTAATTCGGGAAGAAAGGAGGACGTACAGTAG
- a CDS encoding FAD-binding oxidoreductase — translation MPSAPKWLFDTLEFLTPKLPLIEVVETVFLSKSVKKICFKGDLKDVQFAVGSFIDFRVNDTEARRYSVSYSDIEKGLFEFIIYLNGKGCGSSFMANVKVGDKIVMYKPRAISRYYDKTARRFVIFGDETSLALAVSFLPVLKENKRQFLFIFELDEENKEVPKLLGLENCLIFPKNFLFSKEGWLSGTPIINSSDWREASFVLTGNVKSAQTFRKIIKEKSNGNIYLHGYWLEGKKGL, via the coding sequence ATGCCAAGTGCACCAAAATGGTTATTTGATACTTTAGAGTTCTTAACGCCCAAGCTACCCTTGATCGAAGTTGTTGAAACGGTCTTTTTATCAAAATCTGTTAAGAAGATTTGTTTTAAAGGTGATTTAAAAGACGTACAATTCGCGGTCGGCTCCTTTATCGACTTTAGGGTGAACGATACAGAAGCGCGAAGATATTCGGTTTCTTATTCAGATATTGAAAAGGGTTTGTTTGAATTCATCATTTATTTGAATGGTAAAGGTTGCGGAAGTAGTTTTATGGCGAACGTAAAGGTTGGCGACAAAATAGTTATGTATAAGCCGAGAGCGATAAGTAGGTATTATGATAAAACAGCGCGAAGGTTTGTGATTTTTGGCGATGAAACTTCATTAGCACTTGCTGTTTCTTTTCTTCCGGTTTTAAAGGAGAATAAACGACAATTTCTGTTCATTTTTGAATTAGACGAAGAGAACAAAGAAGTTCCAAAATTATTGGGTTTGGAAAACTGCCTTATATTTCCCAAAAACTTTTTGTTCAGTAAAGAGGGCTGGCTAAGCGGAACACCGATAATTAATAGCTCGGATTGGCGCGAAGCCAGTTTTGTGTTGACCGGGAACGTAAAGTCGGCTCAAACGTTTCGAAAAATCATTAAAGAGAAATCAAATGGTAACATTTATTTACATGGCTATTGGCTAGAGGGTAAAAAGGGATTATAG